The Actinomyces faecalis genome includes the window GTGTAGGCGTCGACGACCCAGTCGATCTGAGCGTCGGTCAGACGGTGGTGGTCACGCTTGGCTGCGATGACGTCAACGGCATCGAAGGGCTCGACAGCGGTACGAGCAGGCTGGGTGGTCATGGACGGCTCCTAGTGGTCCAGTGGTGCGGAAGGCGGGACAGGCAGGGCGGGACGCCTCCGGCAGCGGCCCGCGCTCGGTCTGTCACGGGCGTCGTCAGGAGCAACGGCTCCCTCGACCTGGGCCATGTCCTGGACGGTGAACCGGCCAGGTAGGACCTCGTCGATACTCATACGGCCACCGGGCATCGCCAGCACCATGTCCGGGTGGGCGTGCTCGGCCAGGACCTGACGGCACCGTCCGCACGGGGCGCAGGCCTCACCGCGCCCGTCCACGCATGCGAAGGCGACCAGCCGCCCGCCACCGGTGCGAACGAGCTCGCAGACCAGCCCGCACTCCGCGCACAGGGTGACGCCGTAGCCCGCGTTCTCGACGTTGCAGCCCGAGACGTAGCGACCGTCGTCCGTCAGTGCAGCGGCACCGACCCGGAAGCGAGAGTAGGGGGCGTAGGCGTGCTCCATCGCCTCGACGGCGAGCTCGTGCAGACGCGACCAGGTGGCCTCGTCGACGTCACCCGGGACGTAGGAGTCTGGTGCAGCGTGCTCAGTCATCCTGTCCTCCTCCACCGTGGGCGTCCCTGGCCCGCAGTGGAACACCGAAGATACACCCCCAGCGCTCGTGGGGCGTCTCCGCCTCACGCTGTCCTGTCCCTGCTGCGCGCCTGATACCGCCGATAAGAGCCGTCCCGCTCGCCTCCTTGAGGAGGCGAGCGGGACGCAACGGTCTCAGGAGCAGGTCCCTGGGACACCGATCACGGGTAGGGCACGCCCTCCGCGGCAGGGGCGCGGACCTTGCCGACGTACCCCGCCACCGCCAGGATGGTGACGACGTAGGGGATCATGAGGATGAAGTTCGCCGGAATCGGCGAGCCGACAACGGACAGCGTCTGTCCCACGGCGGTGGCAAAGCCGAAGAGCAGGGCGGCGTACAAGGTGCCCACCGGGTTCCACGCACCCAGGATCATCGCGGCCAGGGCGATGAAGCCGTTGCCCGCGGACATCTCCTTGGTGAAGGCCAGGCCCGAGCCCACCGTGAAGAAGGCGCCACCGAGTCCTGCCAGCGCGCCCCCCAGCATGAGGTTGTTGACGCGGGTACGCATGACCTTGATGCCGACCGTGTCCGCGGCCTTGGGGTGCTCACCCACGGCGCGCATCCGCAGCCCCCAGCGGGAGTGGAAGAGCATGAAGGACAGGACCGCGACCGCGACGTACATGAGGTAGACCAGGATCGTCTGGCGGAAGAGCACCGGACCGAGGACGGGCACCTGTGCCAGGACCGGGATCGAGATCACCGGCAGACGCGTGGCGCTGTTGAGGGTCGCGGCGTTGTCAGTCAGGACCGTGGAGAAGAAGAAGCCGGTCAGCCCCGTGACCAGCACGTTGAGCACGACGCCGACGACGATCTGGTTGACCCGGTAGCGCAGTCCGAACAGCGCCAGCAGCAGGGCGACGAGCACACCGGCCAACGGCGCGGCGCACATCCCGATCCAGGGGTTCCTCGTGACCGAGGCGACCACGGCGCCAAGGAAGGCTCCCCCCAGCAGCTGGCCCTCGATGGCGATGTTGATGGTTCCGGATCGCTCTCCGACGACGCCGGACAGGCCTCCGAAGACCAGCGGGACGGACAGCGCGAGCGCGGAGGACAGGATCGTCACCAGCGGGATGACGGTGTCCCGTCCGGCGCCGGCCCAGGTCAGGAAGGAGACGATGAAGGCCAGGCCCAGCAGGACGCTCGCCCAGGCAGGTACCGTCGCACGAGCCAGTGCCCGGCGGACGATGACGGCGGTCGCTGCTGCAGCCAGGACCGCCATAGCGGCGATGACGCCTCTCGCTCCCAGCTCCAGGACCGGGATGACGACGAAGTCTGTCGAGGTCGACAGCTGGAAGCGGGTGGAGCCGTGCGAGGCCAGGGCCATGAGCACGGTGAGCAGGGTGACGATGCCACCGGTCACCGGCATCTTGAGGGCCACCGGCTGCGTGATCTCGGCGGCCTTGGAGGCAACGGACGGCTGTGTCGCGGTCAGGGCAGTCATGGATCAGGCCTCCTGGGTCGCGGTCGTCGAGGCGGCGTCGGTGGAGGGCGAGGAGCCGGCCTCGCGGCGCGAGCGCTTCCAGGACCCGGGTGCCGGCAGGTGGTAGATCGCACGCACCAGCGGAGGCGCGGCGATGAAGAGCACGATGGTGGACTGAAGGACCAGGACGATATCGATCGGTGTACCGGTGGCGGCCTGCATCGTCGTACCGCCTGCCGTGAGGGCGCCGAAGAGCAGGCCGGCCAGCACCGTGCCCAGAGGCTTGGAGCGTCCCAGCAGCGCCACCGTCATGGCGTCGAAGCCGACCGACCCGGCGATCGAGGTGGTCAGGTAGTGCTGGGTGCCGAGCACAGGACCGGAGGCTGCCAGGCCGCACAGGGCCCCGGAGACCAGCATGACCAGCACCGTGACACGAGGGACCGAGATACCGGCAGTCCGTGCGGCCTCAGGGTTGAGACCCGTCGCACGGAACTGGAAGCCGATCTCACTGCGCTCCAGCAGCCACCACACGAACACGGCAGCTGCCAGCGCCACGAGGAAGCCCAGGTGGAGGCGGAAGGAGTCACCCAGCAGCCTGGGGTACTGGGCACCTGCCAGGATCGGCAGCGACTTGGGGTTGGCGTTACCCTCCCCGATAAAGGCGTCGGTCGTCAGGGCGTGCGAGAGCAGGAACAAGGCGATGGAGTTGAGCATGATGGTCGTGATGACCTCGCTCGCTCCGGTCAGGGCCTTGAGGAGGCCTGGGATCGCACCCCACAGCAGGCCGCCCAGGACGCAGCCCAGCACAGCAGCCAGCAGCGCCAGTCCCGCGGGCAGGTGCCAGGTGAAGCCGACGTAGCCACCCACCACGGCACCCAGGATGATCTGGCCCTGCCCACCCACGTTGAACAGGCCGGCACGGAAGGCTACCGCCATACCCAGTCCCGCCAGGATGAGAGGGGTCGCCACCGTGAGCGTCTCGGTCAGGGGCCGCCACATGCGGGCCGGGGTACTGGCCTGCCAGTCGAAGAG containing:
- a CDS encoding ABC transporter permease; the encoded protein is MTALTATQPSVASKAAEITQPVALKMPVTGGIVTLLTVLMALASHGSTRFQLSTSTDFVVIPVLELGARGVIAAMAVLAAAATAVIVRRALARATVPAWASVLLGLAFIVSFLTWAGAGRDTVIPLVTILSSALALSVPLVFGGLSGVVGERSGTINIAIEGQLLGGAFLGAVVASVTRNPWIGMCAAPLAGVLVALLLALFGLRYRVNQIVVGVVLNVLVTGLTGFFFSTVLTDNAATLNSATRLPVISIPVLAQVPVLGPVLFRQTILVYLMYVAVAVLSFMLFHSRWGLRMRAVGEHPKAADTVGIKVMRTRVNNLMLGGALAGLGGAFFTVGSGLAFTKEMSAGNGFIALAAMILGAWNPVGTLYAALLFGFATAVGQTLSVVGSPIPANFILMIPYVVTILAVAGYVGKVRAPAAEGVPYP
- a CDS encoding ABC transporter permease yields the protein MSESTVTTPTKQTQARPGLLRQIAESNGLMGVLAVLTAMIVGSVLILVADPDVRTSAGYFFARPSDLLGAVGTSLTEAYTALVRGGLFDWQASTPARMWRPLTETLTVATPLILAGLGMAVAFRAGLFNVGGQGQIILGAVVGGYVGFTWHLPAGLALLAAVLGCVLGGLLWGAIPGLLKALTGASEVITTIMLNSIALFLLSHALTTDAFIGEGNANPKSLPILAGAQYPRLLGDSFRLHLGFLVALAAAVFVWWLLERSEIGFQFRATGLNPEAARTAGISVPRVTVLVMLVSGALCGLAASGPVLGTQHYLTTSIAGSVGFDAMTVALLGRSKPLGTVLAGLLFGALTAGGTTMQAATGTPIDIVLVLQSTIVLFIAAPPLVRAIYHLPAPGSWKRSRREAGSSPSTDAASTTATQEA